Genomic segment of Vibrio azureus:
ATGGCAGCGGTAAATACATTGCCAAAAACCGAGCCAGAAGAACCTGCCCATGCTGCGACGGCGGCCGTATAGGCTGGACCCAAGAAACTCGTTTTGCTTTCTTCTGTCAAACTTTGCCTGTCACCTTTTCACGCTTTAAGAGATACGAACCTGTTCTTAGCAAGTTAGTAAAGCACTTGGTCGATAAACGCAATGCAGCGGCTCTGGTGTTACAGGGAAGGTACGAGCAAGAAAAGGCCGTGGCGAAAATGTTATAAGAAAAGATACGTGCCCTAGACATGACGCTTTACTTCAAATTAAAAAGAGCAACGACCTGTTTGCTGAGAGGGTGCTAACTTGGTCATGCCCCTTTCTATTTCTATAGATTTTCGGTTACGTCGTAATAAGCCGACACTGAGTGTCTCTAAGATCTCAGCTTTCCTTAACAAACCCTTAATCACTTTGTCATTCTTAGAAATGACTTCAATCGTTGCCAAAAACCAGTTTTCAACGGAATAAGACCTAATTCGGTGTCATACAACCAGGGGGCCGGCGTTTTCGAATTGTAATAAGTTAACCTTTGCGAGGGTATTAATTTGCTTTCAACGCCCTCTGGATAGTTGAAACAATAGCAAGGATCAGGCTCGTCAATCCCGATCATATCCCTCTCATTGAAAACCATCGTTTCAATAAACTCATCTAAATTTGAACCCAAAAATATTAGTTGTCCCTCTAAGTAATAAAAGTCCCCATTTTTATCTAAATATAGGTAACCTCCTAATTCAGATAGCGAGCCAATTGGGTATAAATCTAAAGGGAGTTTATAATCCTCAATCATTTCCTGAATATCTCTTTTTGAGCAATCAAAATTCCTACTCGTTAGACGTAAAAGCCTCTTCTGACCAGTCTTACTAATTAGAGTGAGTCCATATATATTCCTTAATATGCTTTTGGCATTATCACTGATTGAATAGGCTGAATATTCTTCAGGCAATTCAACCATACGTTCACTACTCCAACCCATGGAGGTTAAATACTCTTCAGTTTTTTGTTGCATTGTCTATTAATCCATCTTTACGGCCTTGGTGCAACAAGCCCATTCTTTCCAGGTGATATGTTTGTTATTGACATATTTTATTTCAAGATAAATAAAGATATTTAAATCTATATAATTATTGAAATATTAACATTATAAGTGATTGATATGAAATGAAAGTATAAAGTTTTAATATCATTTAAACGAATGATTTAGTTGCTCTCAAACCTGAAAAAGTGTTATTTTCTCTATAGTCAATTTAATTCAGCTATTTAGCTCATCATTTAATGAAATTCAGTACTCAAAGAAAAATTTATCGCTCACGAAAAAAATTTCATTTTTTTATTTATCGTACTAGTAGAATAATATTTAACCTGGGCGGTGGGATATTTTTGGGCTTTGCATCTGTCGGATACTGGATGCGTCGTAGTCAGGAAACAATAACGATCTCCAATATAAGGCATAGTATGGTACTCGAAAATACTGAATTCCTTAAGTTTCAGGAATTATGCATAAGTGTATTTTTGGGTTTCCTTGCTTTCTGCTTTCTGGGATGTTCTTTTATTTATATCATTAAGGCGTATTGTAAAGATAATTATCAAGCGTCAAGAAGAAAATGGAGAAAAAACAGGCGTGATAGAAAACTAAAGAAAAAAGCTGATGGTAATCCTTAACGACAAAGTGGCTTGGTGCAAAAACCTCAAATTGAAGGAGAACATATGACTACTGTGCAAATCGCTAGGTTCATAATTACCTCTGCGTGGTTATATCATGGTCTAGCTCCAAAGCTAATACAGATAGCACCGCTTGAACAATTTATTTCAGGAAGTGTAGGTTTTGGAGAGGAAATAACTTACATATTCATAAAAGTGGCAGGGATTGCAGAGGTTATGTGGGGAGTAATATTCTTCTTTTTTTACAAAGTTAGAGTAGTCCTACTATTAAATATTATCGCTTTGATTGGCTTGCTCTTAGCGGTCGCAGCGTTGCAACCTCAACTTTTAATTGAAGCGTTCAACCCTGTAACAACAAATATTCCTCTGATAGCTTTTACGGTCATTATTCTTACAAGTCATAAACATTGTAGAGAAAGTTAAGGGACAAATTGGGATTTAGAGAAGACGTAGAAGTGTTGCTAACCAAGCCCTCATTTTGTGCAGGTGGCAAGGTTTGAGAAGCTTGGCCATAACACCTTGCTTAGAGAGGGGCTTGTGCAACACTTGGGATTTAACGTTGGCTACGCAACGCTTAATCCTTAAACCACAGACCGTTATTTGCTGACGCATTATATAAGCTCAGATTTGAGTTTAACCCTGTAGAGCCGTTACCAAGCGGCCTCCAGCGCCAATTTAGCTGTTTCTCTCGGTCGGCAACATAAAGAGGAGATAGGCGAGCCCCCGCACTAAATTTGGCATCCTTACCAAAAACCAATGGTCTTCTAAAATTTTTATCTTTTATTTCTTCGACAGTTTCTTTTTCTACATCGAAATAGTAATCAGCTTCCATATTAGTTCCCCAAGCAAAACGGCCCCCTGGACTAACCGAGCGAAATTTTAACCTCTCATATCGCATGATTTCTTGACCTGGTTTCATGCTAATCTTCTTTGTTTCAAGGGTTTTAATATTTCTTTTATACAGACCAGTAGCACCCACCGAAGTTAGGTTATCGCCATTGAGAACAGCGCCAAAAGCAACACCAAAATTCGATTCTGTAATTTCGCCGGTTTCAGAATCCCATCGAGCACTCGTTGAATTAGAACTGACTTTTGATGTCTGAAAGTACAAATAGCGGCTGTCTGAAGACCAAACCATCCCCGGTCGAGCGCCACCCGGTAAACGTGTCTGTTGTTGAGTTTTTAGGTCATAGACATATTTTGAGCTTGCTCTATCAACCCATGAAACATACCGCAAGTTAGGTGAGCGTCTAATCAGCTCAATGCCATCAACATCCGATTCAGGCACGACCA
This window contains:
- a CDS encoding SUKH-3 domain-containing protein; protein product: MQQKTEEYLTSMGWSSERMVELPEEYSAYSISDNAKSILRNIYGLTLISKTGQKRLLRLTSRNFDCSKRDIQEMIEDYKLPLDLYPIGSLSELGGYLYLDKNGDFYYLEGQLIFLGSNLDEFIETMVFNERDMIGIDEPDPCYCFNYPEGVESKLIPSQRLTYYNSKTPAPWLYDTELGLIPLKTGFWQRLKSFLRMTK
- a CDS encoding DoxX-like family protein, producing the protein MTTVQIARFIITSAWLYHGLAPKLIQIAPLEQFISGSVGFGEEITYIFIKVAGIAEVMWGVIFFFFYKVRVVLLLNIIALIGLLLAVAALQPQLLIEAFNPVTTNIPLIAFTVIILTSHKHCRES